The Ostreibacterium oceani region TGAATGGTATTTTTGTACAAATACCCTATTAAATACCCTGTCCTGACATTCACTAAACGCGTGATAGCGCAGTCATTGGCTAACATGTTTTAGCTAGGTTATTACCTAGTCATTTTTATTTCACTAGATTAACCGATCAAACTAGCCGATTAGCTTGTTATCATTACGTTTCACCGTAATAATTGACGAGCGTGGCAATGCGCCATTGCCATCTGGCCAATCGCCACCAGGGTGCTGGATACCAACAAACATGGTGCGTCTATCAACCGACCAGGCTAAGCCTGTCACTTCACTGCCTTTCGGACCTGTCATAAAACGGACGATTTCACCGGTCACTGGATCGCCAACTAACATCTGGTTGTTACCCATACCGGCAAAGTCGGCTTCATTATTGTCCTTGCCGTCTGTCTGAATCCAAATTAAGCCATTCGAATCAAAAGCCATCCCGTCTGGCGAGTTAAACATATTGCCAGCGTTAATATTTTTTGAACCACCGTATTCATTGCTATAGACATCTGGATTGCCTGCCATGACATATAAATCCCAGTCGAAAGTATCAGACGCATAGTCATCGTTGTGTGGACGCCAGCGAACAATCTGACCGTAATGGTTGCTTTCTCGTGGATTCGGACCATTGGTTGGGGTGTCGTCACCGCCCGCATTCGGTTTTACGCCACGATTTTTGTTGTTCGTCAAGCAGCAATAGCCTTCAACCGCATGTGGGTTGACCCTAATCCATTCAGGGCGATCCATCGTTGTTGCGCCAACGGCAGAGCCTGCCTCTCTGGCAAAGATAAGGACTTCGGCGAGCGATGCCATGCCTGTTGTTTCAGGGGTTAATGCTAACCACTTACCCGTTCCGTCGTCGTTAAACTTAGCAACATATAGCGTACCATTATCGAGCAAGCCTTCTGTAGAACCACCAGGGACATAAACGTCTTTAGAAACAAATCGATACAAAAACTCACCACGCTCATCATCGCCCATATAGACGACAACACGTCCGTCTGGCGCTAATGCTACTTCGGCGTTTTCGTGTTTAAATCGACCAAGCCCCGTATGTTTCACTGGCGTGCTATCGGGTTTGGATGGATCAATTTCTACCACCCAGCCAACGCGATGCGGTTCGTTTGGGTTTTTCGCGGTATCGAAACGCGCATCCCATTTATGGTAATCATAACCCCAGCCGTCAGCGCCGATTCCGTAGCGATCGTATCCGCGGGGCGATTGATTAGGCTTTTGATCTTGTATCGCTTCGCTAGACCCGAAGTAGCCGTTAAAGTTTTCTTCGCAAGTTAAGTAGGTACCCCAAGGCGTTCTGCCTGAACCACAGTTATTCATCGTACCCAGTGATTTTGTACCTGTTGAATCAGCCGCCGTTTTCATTAAATCATGACCCGCCGCTGGCCCCGCAATTTTCATGGGTGAATTGTGAGTGATGCGTCGATTAAATGGGCTATCTTTGACGACTTGCCAGCCGTTTTCACTTTCTTTGATTTCCATTATCGACACGCCTTGGAGGTTTTGTAATTTTAGTACATCCGCTGCATTTGCTGGCACGCCTTCTTGCTGTGCTGGTAGATTAATGTCACGGTTAGTGTATTCGTTATTAATAGCGAGAATTTCATGACCACGATAAGAGAAAATCTCCATTCCATCGGTGTTTTCACCAAAAACGCGATCCGATTTTTCAACGGCACCACCGCCTTTAGTCACATCATAGCCATCCGCGTCAGAAAATAACGGCTGCCCCCAGCTCACTAGGGTATTCCAGCTATACCCTGCTGGTACATGGACAGTCCCATCGGTTTGAATAGGGATAGGGGTAAAGGGAAAGCGGTTTGTGCTGACAGTGCTGGCAGTGCCTGTCGCTGCCGTACTATTGGTTGGGAATAGCCCCATACCCATCGCCGCCGCTCCAGAACCAAAAGCCAACACACCGCCCAAAAATCCACGGCGGGATATCGCGCGTTCCACAATACGGTCAAAATCATTGTCGTTAGGTCGTGGGAAATTTGCCTCATCCCAATCATCGGCTGAGAGTTTGGTAGATACTTTATTACTAGGTTTATCAATTGCCATTTTTAGTACTCCGAGTAAATTAAATCAATTGGTTTGCGAGTACTTAGGATAAACCCTCAATATGAAACTATTGTGACAACATCGAATATGTCGTGAATTTTTTTGCTAACACCGCTTGCGTGCTTGCTGTAGATTCTCTATAGATTTTCTGTGGATTTTCTATAGATTTGCTGTAGGCCTTTGTTAGTGCCAATATGTCATGCCAATTCCAGTCAGCTTATTGATGTCTTTTTCTGTGATGTCTGTCAACCCTACTTTTCTAATTGAAATTTTCCCTGTATGTTTTGTCGTTTCCATCGTCTCTTTGGCGTGGTTATATTCTTTTAATATCACTTCCCAGCGATTGGTTATCGTATTTATGCTGGTTGAAATACTGCCTGAAACCCATTTATTGAAATCGTCATAGCCGATGAGTTCTATTTTTTTAGTTGATTGATTATTTCTGAATTTATAGGTCCAGCTATAAAGACCAGTTCCACCGTTATACCCAGATATCGTCAGGATATTATTTGCAAAACTTAATTCAGATAGAAATTCAAAACCTAAAAGGTCATACGAAATGGTATGGTTTTTATTATCAATGTTCAGATGCAGCTCATTTGCACTTGGCGTGATGATATCGATTTGTCCATTCGAATTGATGTCAGCTTTTAATGTGTTAATACCTAAGCCCGTTTGTTGCGCTTGACTGATAAAAATAGTAAAGCAGCAAATGACTAATAACGTTGATTTTTTCATGTTGTTTTTTTAATTGTTTTTTTGGTTGTTTGGAATGTTTGTCAACGGTCGTGGCTATGAGCAGTAGCGGATTTCAAGCCACTAATCTTTCGATAGCAACGACCTTTGTTTTATTTACTATAGTTTCATTTTATCATCTAAATCCCAATTGCTTATAGCCTTTTTAAGCTGGCTTTTATAAATATATTCCATTAAATGCTAATTCAAACGGTTTTTTAATCGATTTTATCGTCAGTAGTTTTTCAAGATGAAATTCTTTCCATTCTACAGATTCAGCTTCGTCATTTGAAAAATTTCCTTTCGATATTTTCATTTTTTTTGTTAAGAAATTAATGCTGTAATCTGTTATTTCCCCAGTTGCTCTATGTGCTTCATTTGAATCATAACCGATTAATGCAAACTCATTGTTTTGAAAGCGGAATCTATATTTGTGATTAGACATACTCCAACTTCCAGCACTATACCAAAATCTAAAATTAATATCCAAAATTCCATTCTTGTTAATACTAAAGCCTTCAAATGGTTCATCCATTGAAGGTGAGTCTCGAAGAATTATAAAATCTTCAGAAACTAATTGTTTATTAAAACCTTCTGTTTTAGTCCCAAAGTAAATAGCAAGTATTCTGGGATTTAGGTCAATAGTATCTGCCCCAACCCCATCATTTAATTTAATATTTTTTCGATCAGTTTTTTGGATTGCAAAAACTAAATCAGAAATACCATCTTGATTTAGGTCTCCAGAAGTGGCATCTAATAGTTTCCAATTATCAGGAATTAGATCTTCAAGTGTTTCACCAGTATTGGGTAAAATTAATTCACTTTGCCTAAAACCAGTTAGACAGATTAATATTGTAAATATGGTTATTGATTTCTTCATTTTTTTAGTTTGCAGGTAACGTTTTGCATATGGCATATGGCTTGTGGCGGTTTCGAAGCACTTTCCTGTCCACCGAAACCAAAGCTTGCAACGGAGCGAAAACCTTGCTGGCAGCCGTTCACCCGCCATAAGCTATATGCTGTGTTGTGCAGCGTTATTTTTTTATTATTCGTCTAACATCAAATTTCTTAATCTCATTTTCTTCAATAAAATCAATATTTAATCTATTGAGATTTGGGATGTCTTGTGATTCGTCAATTATTCTATTCTGAAATTTCAAAATATCATCTGCTGTTGTAGTTTCTTTACTGTAAACTATCAAAAGCACTGGAACCACGCGTCTGTTAGATGCTTGGTTGTAATATGAAATTTGAGTGTTTATGCGGGAAATTGTATCTCGAATTATTTTAAGGCTCAATCGATTTCTGAAATACTTTATCTCTACAATTCTGTCTAAGAATCGTTTTGTTTTGGCTTGTAGTAAAATGTCAATTTCGTATCGATTTCCTATTCTTTGTTGAGAAAGTACATCAAAATTTGGACTCTTGTAGTTTTCAAATACTTCTGTTATTCCTTTTTCAATCTGCATATAGGCTTTAACATAATCTGAATGAGTTGAAGGCTTAACAACTGGGGAAGATGTTACTTGTTGCTCGACACTTTCTATTTCTTCAACTTCTTGTTTTGCTTTCTCTTCTTTTTCTTCAGGTGTCAAAGAGGTTATTTCAAGGTCAAGCTTTTGAAGTTCCTTGTCAAATTTTTCGTCAATTTTTGATTGTCTCTTAAACCATCTTACTAAACCAATTATTGTTGAAGTTAATCCGAGTAAAAAGAACGAAAGTGAAACCCAAGGGATAAAGATTTGAAACTTGATAACCTGATTTTGTTTCTCTGTTATCAATTCCTTTATTGGTTCTTGCATTTGGTCAATTTTGGATTGTTCGATATAAAGTCCAAAATCTTCTTTCAAATACAGATATGGAGTCAAGACAGCCAATGCAATCAAAACTAGTCCGATTGACACTAAAAACTTGTTTATATCTCCGTAATCTATTTTCTGCATTCAGTTTGTTTTAATGCTGCACAACATCCGAATAAACGAACATTCGTTTATCGGGGCTATACGTTATACTAAAAGTTCGTTTATTGGTCATCATATCTGAGTTATAGATACAAAGCAATCTTTGTGATTCGTCTTTCAGCGCCAGTTAGCATGACCTGTTTTTTTATCAGACGGCCACTAATGTGGCGTAGTTGGCGTATCTGACGCGTTTGACACTTTATGACGCATCTGACGCATTTGCCAATAAACCATCACCACAGCACCAGCCTGATGCCCACGCCCACTGAAAATTATATCCACCCAGCCAACCCGTGACATTAACCGCCTCGCCGATAAAGTACAGCGAAGGTTGTTTGTGGCACGCGAAGTTTTTGGATGACAATTCATGCGTTAGCACCCCGCCGAGGCTGACTTCGGCTTTTTTCATGCCTTCTGTACCTGCTGGATGCATTGGCCAATGATGCAGATGTTCAGCAATATGCGCAAGCTGCTTATGGCTAAGCTGCTGCAAGGTAATACCCGATGCCATCACTTCGGTCTGGGCTGTCGTGTCTGTGATTGCTGGCATGGGTTGTGGCATGGGTTGCGATATGAGCTGCGGCATGATTTTTGATATAAGTTGCTCGGTGAGTTGCTGGGTTAGTTTTTTAGAGAAAACACCCGTCAGGACTTGCACCAGTGTTTTGTTAGGTGATTGTTTTTTGGCGTCCAGCAACCTGGGTAACAAAGCGGTCTCGGGTGAAAAGTCAATCTCGATTGGATGGCCCTTTTGCCAATAGGACGAGATTTGTAAAATAGCAGGCCCGCTCAATCCTCGGTGGGTAAATAATAGATTTTCGTCAAATGCTTGTGTTGTGTTTTGTGCGGTCGTGCTTTGTGTGGTCGTTTGTACGCGCACAAACTGCGAAACACCAGCAAGCGCCGCATAGGTCTTGAGGTCGTTAGCCGATAGCGTCAACGGGACTAACGCGGGGGAAAACGGCTGATTGTCGATGTGAAACTGTTTGGCAATTCGCAGGGCGATATCTTCGCCACCAATTTTGGGGATAGAGGGACCACCAGTGGCAACCACCAGTTGTTTACCGTAAAACTGCCCGTAATCCGTGTCTAGGGTATAGCGATTATCGTAATTAATCTGGCTCACCGTAACACCATATCGACTCTCCACGCCGTGTTGCGACGCTTCGCTGACGAGCATATCAATAATGGCTTGGGATTTTTGGTCACAAAACAACTGCCCTAACGTTTTTTCGTGATACGTCAGCCCATAACGCGACATCAATTCGATAAAATGCCACGGCGTATAGCGTGCGAGTGCGGACTTGCTAAAATGTGGATTATCAGATAAATAGGCTAAATGACTGGTGTGTATATTCGTAAAATTACAACGCCCACCGCCTGAAATACGGATTTTATTGCCTGCTTGTTGTTTTTTTTCAATGAGCAATACCGCCAGACCGCGCTCAGCCGCACGAATGGCGCACATTAGCCCTGCTGCGCCAGCACCGAGTATTATGACATCGTAGCAGCGTTCTTTATTCACACCGATTTAGATTTGCCTAGCATGGGTTTTAAAAACTGGCCTGTGTAGCTGCGTTTGCTTTTGGCGACCTGTTCAGGCGTACCTGCAGCCACGATTTCACCCCCAGCACTCCCGCCCTCTGGCCCCAAATCAATCACCCAATCGGCCGTTTTGATGACATCCAAATTATGCTCGATGACGATCAAAGTATTGCCTTGGTCGCGTAGGCGATGCAATACAGACAACAGTTGTTTGACGTCATGAAAATGCAGCCCTGTTGTTGGCTCATCCAAAATATATAGCGTGCTACCCGTATCGCGTTTGGATAGCTCTTTGGCGAGTTTAACCCGTTGTGCCTCACCGCCCGATAGCGTAATGGCATTTTGCCCCAAGGTAATATAGGACAGACCAACATCCATCAGGGTTTGTAGTTTGCGCTTAATCACAGGAATAGCGTGGAAAAAATCCAGCGCGTCTTCTACCGTCATTTGTAAAATTTCGTAGATATTTTTGCCTTTGTATTGGACGCTTAGTGTTTCGCGGTTATATTTTTTGCCACGACAGACATCACAGGAAACATAAACATCAGGCAAAAAGTGCATTTCTACCTTGATAACGCCATCCCCTTGGCAAGCTTCGCAGCGCCCGCCTTTGACGTTAAAGCTAAAACGTCCGACCGTATAACCGCGTGAACGTGATTCTTCAGTCCCTGCGAATAATTCACGAATGGGGGTAAAAATCCCCGTGTAAGTCGCGGGGTTAGAGCGCGGTGTGCGCCCAATTGGGCTTTGGTCAATGTTGATGATTTTATCAAAATGCTCGTGTCCTGTTAGCGTCTCGAATGGTGCTGGCTCTTCGGTGACACGCTCTAGGGCTTCGTACATGGCTTTTGATAGCGTCTCATTAATCAGCGTGGATTTCCCCGACCCCGACACACCCGTGACGCAAGTCATCAACCCAACAGGCACACTGGCGGTCACTGATTTCAGATTATTACCGCGAGCATGCGTCACAGTCAACCATTTTTCTGTTGGTGTCACGCGTTTTACTGGTACCGCAATACTGGCTTTGCCACTTAAATATTGCCCCGTCAATGAGTGTTGTTGTGCCATCACGGTTGCTAAATCACCCGCCACGACAATCTCGCCACCATGCACACCTGCGCCAGGCCCGATATCGACAATATAATCTGCAGCGCGAATTGCATCCTCGTCGTGTTCCACGACAATAACCGTGTTACCCAAATCACGCAAATGAAACAGTGACGCCAATAGGCGATCGTTATCGCGTTGGTGCAAGCCAATCGACGGCTCGTCTAGCACATACATGACACCGACTAAGCCAGCGCCAATTTGTGACGCCAAGCGAATACGCTGGGCTTCACCGCCTGATAGCGTTTCGGCACTGCGTGATAAACTCAGATAATCCAACCCAACGTTAATTAAAAACAATAGCCGTTGGTTGATTTCTTTGAGGATTTTATCGGCAATCGTGGCTTTGGCACCCTGTAGTGTGAGCTGGTTAAAAAACGTATGGCAAGCGCCAATAGACATCCCCGTAATTTCTGGTAGGGTTTTATCGCCAATAAACACATGCCGCGCGGTTTCGTTAAGGCGTGTGCCATGACAGTGATGGCATACTTGATTGTGCTGATATTTGGCTAACTCTTCGCGGACAAAATTAGACTCCGTTTCACGATAGCGTCGTTCGATATTCGGGATAACGCCTTCAAATGGTTCGACGCTGTGAAATTCCCTACCCTTTTCGGTCACATAATGAAACTCAATATCCGTGTTACCCGAGCCAAATAAAATAATCTGTTGATGTGCCTCGGATAACGTTTCAAACGGTTCATCCAGCGAAAATTGATAATGCGCGGCTAGGGCTTGCATTTTTTTAAAATAAAACCGTGCGTTTTGATCCCAGCCGCGAATCGCGCCAGCCGCAATCGATAGATAAGCTTGTGCGACAATTTTTTTGGGGTCAAAACGAGCCTCAACGCCTAATCCATCGCACGTCGGACAAGCACCATTGGGACTATTAAACGAGAACATGCGTGGTGCAAGCTCTTCGACAGAGTAGCCACACTGATTACAAGCAAACTTAGACGAAAACTGCATCGGTTCAATTTTGCCATCACTGCTATCACTGTCATCCATCGGCTCAACACGCACAAGCGAATTAAACGTCAACGCCGTTTCAAACGACTCTGCTAAACGCTGGGCAATGTCATCGCGTACTTTAAACCGATCAACGACGACCTCAATCGTGTGTTTTTTGTTTTTATCTAGTGGTGGGGTTTCTTCGATATCAACGATTTGACCGTTGATTCGCAGGCGCACAAAGCCTTGGCGCTTAATGTCTTCGATTAATTTAACTTGCTCGCCTTTGCGGTTATCGACGACAGGCGCTAACAGCATGAGCTTTGATCCCTGCGGCCATGTCATCACCGTATCGACCATTTGCGAAATGGTTTGTGCATCTAGCACCGTATCGTGTTCTGGACATCTGGGCGTGCCAACCCGCGCAAAGAGCAAGCGCAAATAATCATAGATTTCGGTAATCGTGCCGACCGTAGAGCGCGGATTATGCGAGGTGGATTTTTGTTCGATAGAAATGGCAGGCGATAACCCCTCGATATGATCGACGTCTGGCTTATCCATCGTCGATAAAAACTGTCTGGCGTAAGCGGATAACGATTCGACGTATCGGCGCTGCCCCTCTGCATAAATGGTATCAAATGCGAGTGATGATTTGCCCGAGCCTGACAGCCCAGTAATGACAATGAGTTTGTCGCGCGGAAGCTCGATGTCAAACCCTTTTAAATTATGTGTTCTAGCGCCTTGGATACGTATCATGAATAGGTTTTATGTGTGGTTTATGTGGGTTTCTGGGAGTTTATAGGGGTTGATGAGGTTTAAATGGTTTTACATGTAGCGAAATGCGACGAAATGTCACGAAATGCGACGAAATACAACGAAACGTCACCTTGCAAACGATAAATCCAAGCAAGCTAATCGAAGTCAAGCTAAGCCAAGCTAATCTAAGCATTATACTCGACCAATCCGCAAGCAACAATCCGCAAGCAACAATCCGCAAGCAACAATCCGCAAGCAACAATCCGCAAGCAACAATCCGCAAGCAACAATCCACCTAGCTGAAAAGTCCTAACAGGGGATTGTATTTTGTTAGGCAGGCGCTAATTCAACCGTTTTATCAACGTGGGGAACTTTTGCGATTTGAGGGTGGCCTCTATGGTCTGGGCTTTTTGTTTGCCAGCAAAAGGCCCCGCTTGCGTAAGGTACTTAGTCCCACGCTTGACGACGCGGGCAGGCAACCCCAGCCTCTCGACTTGGGCTTTGACTTTATCGGCATCGCTTTGCTGATTAAATGCCCCTACTTGCACCACATAACGATACTTATCATCAGACTGACTCTCGCTGGTTTGATTGACAGGAGTAGTCTCTGATGCGGTATTTTCTTGGGCCTGTTGGGCACGCTCTAGTTCGACTTTGCGCGCTTTTAACGCTTGATAAAAGCTATATTTGGGTGGTTCATCGTCCGTACGGCGCTGATTGGTGTTATGTTGCGTCATCTCAACACGTGATTGGCCAATAAAATCTAGCTGCCCGGCAATCGATAACAAGACACCAGCCATTGTCAAGACCAGCGTAAACATGCCCAAAAATTTAATTCGTGCGTGTTTTTTCACATGACCTCTGGTGCATCCACACCGCATAATTGTAATCCATTAGATAGCACTTGACGGGTTGCATCGAGTAGCGCCAAACGTGACGCTTGCAATGGATCTGCCTGCAAAAATTTTATATTGCCGGCATCGTAATAGCTATGTAATGCCGTGGCGAGATCTTTTAAGTAATTGGTCAGGTAATGCGGGGCAAAGTCTTTTGCCGCTAACCCCAATACGCTGGCGTATTTTTCTAACTCACGTAGCAGATTTTGTTCGTATTCATTGGTTAATTGGTCGATTTGTTTCGTTGCCGTCTTAATCGATAGGTTTGGCTGCTCTGGGCGCGCTTTGTCCAGTACCCGACAAATACGGGCGTGCGCATATTGCACGTA contains the following coding sequences:
- a CDS encoding PhoX family protein; this translates as MAIDKPSNKVSTKLSADDWDEANFPRPNDNDFDRIVERAISRRGFLGGVLAFGSGAAAMGMGLFPTNSTAATGTASTVSTNRFPFTPIPIQTDGTVHVPAGYSWNTLVSWGQPLFSDADGYDVTKGGGAVEKSDRVFGENTDGMEIFSYRGHEILAINNEYTNRDINLPAQQEGVPANAADVLKLQNLQGVSIMEIKESENGWQVVKDSPFNRRITHNSPMKIAGPAAGHDLMKTAADSTGTKSLGTMNNCGSGRTPWGTYLTCEENFNGYFGSSEAIQDQKPNQSPRGYDRYGIGADGWGYDYHKWDARFDTAKNPNEPHRVGWVVEIDPSKPDSTPVKHTGLGRFKHENAEVALAPDGRVVVYMGDDERGEFLYRFVSKDVYVPGGSTEGLLDNGTLYVAKFNDDGTGKWLALTPETTGMASLAEVLIFAREAGSAVGATTMDRPEWIRVNPHAVEGYCCLTNNKNRGVKPNAGGDDTPTNGPNPRESNHYGQIVRWRPHNDDYASDTFDWDLYVMAGNPDVYSNEYGGSKNINAGNMFNSPDGMAFDSNGLIWIQTDGKDNNEADFAGMGNNQMLVGDPVTGEIVRFMTGPKGSEVTGLAWSVDRRTMFVGIQHPGGDWPDGNGALPRSSIITVKRNDNKLIG
- a CDS encoding BaiN/RdsA family NAD(P)/FAD-dependent oxidoreductase, producing the protein MNKERCYDVIILGAGAAGLMCAIRAAERGLAVLLIEKKQQAGNKIRISGGGRCNFTNIHTSHLAYLSDNPHFSKSALARYTPWHFIELMSRYGLTYHEKTLGQLFCDQKSQAIIDMLVSEASQHGVESRYGVTVSQINYDNRYTLDTDYGQFYGKQLVVATGGPSIPKIGGEDIALRIAKQFHIDNQPFSPALVPLTLSANDLKTYAALAGVSQFVRVQTTTQSTTAQNTTQAFDENLLFTHRGLSGPAILQISSYWQKGHPIEIDFSPETALLPRLLDAKKQSPNKTLVQVLTGVFSKKLTQQLTEQLISKIMPQLISQPMPQPMPAITDTTAQTEVMASGITLQQLSHKQLAHIAEHLHHWPMHPAGTEGMKKAEVSLGGVLTHELSSKNFACHKQPSLYFIGEAVNVTGWLGGYNFQWAWASGWCCGDGLLANASDAS
- a CDS encoding SPOR domain-containing protein, which gives rise to MKKHARIKFLGMFTLVLTMAGVLLSIAGQLDFIGQSRVEMTQHNTNQRRTDDEPPKYSFYQALKARKVELERAQQAQENTASETTPVNQTSESQSDDKYRYVVQVGAFNQQSDADKVKAQVERLGLPARVVKRGTKYLTQAGPFAGKQKAQTIEATLKSQKFPTLIKRLN
- the uvrA gene encoding excinuclease ABC subunit UvrA translates to MIRIQGARTHNLKGFDIELPRDKLIVITGLSGSGKSSLAFDTIYAEGQRRYVESLSAYARQFLSTMDKPDVDHIEGLSPAISIEQKSTSHNPRSTVGTITEIYDYLRLLFARVGTPRCPEHDTVLDAQTISQMVDTVMTWPQGSKLMLLAPVVDNRKGEQVKLIEDIKRQGFVRLRINGQIVDIEETPPLDKNKKHTIEVVVDRFKVRDDIAQRLAESFETALTFNSLVRVEPMDDSDSSDGKIEPMQFSSKFACNQCGYSVEELAPRMFSFNSPNGACPTCDGLGVEARFDPKKIVAQAYLSIAAGAIRGWDQNARFYFKKMQALAAHYQFSLDEPFETLSEAHQQIILFGSGNTDIEFHYVTEKGREFHSVEPFEGVIPNIERRYRETESNFVREELAKYQHNQVCHHCHGTRLNETARHVFIGDKTLPEITGMSIGACHTFFNQLTLQGAKATIADKILKEINQRLLFLINVGLDYLSLSRSAETLSGGEAQRIRLASQIGAGLVGVMYVLDEPSIGLHQRDNDRLLASLFHLRDLGNTVIVVEHDEDAIRAADYIVDIGPGAGVHGGEIVVAGDLATVMAQQHSLTGQYLSGKASIAVPVKRVTPTEKWLTVTHARGNNLKSVTASVPVGLMTCVTGVSGSGKSTLINETLSKAMYEALERVTEEPAPFETLTGHEHFDKIINIDQSPIGRTPRSNPATYTGIFTPIRELFAGTEESRSRGYTVGRFSFNVKGGRCEACQGDGVIKVEMHFLPDVYVSCDVCRGKKYNRETLSVQYKGKNIYEILQMTVEDALDFFHAIPVIKRKLQTLMDVGLSYITLGQNAITLSGGEAQRVKLAKELSKRDTGSTLYILDEPTTGLHFHDVKQLLSVLHRLRDQGNTLIVIEHNLDVIKTADWVIDLGPEGGSAGGEIVAAGTPEQVAKSKRSYTGQFLKPMLGKSKSV